A stretch of Cyanobacterium sp. HL-69 DNA encodes these proteins:
- a CDS encoding sulfate permease, SulP family, with product MQITNQIHFRNVRGDLLGGLTAAVIALPMALAFGIASGAGASAGLWGAVLVGFFAALFGGTPTLISEPTGPMTVIMTAVIASLTASDPENGMAMAFTVVMLAGVFQIIFGLLKLGKYVTMMPYTVISGFMTGIGLILVILQIAPFLGQGTPSGGVIGTLQNIPDLIGGINPLETVLAVMTVILLYVVPRRYRQYCPPQLLALVAGTVVSLVFFGDVDIRRIGEIPTGLPTLQVPTFGASQLRTMVIDAMVLGMLGCIDALLTSVVADSLTRTEHNSNKELIGQGLGNLFSGLFGGIAGAGATMGTVVNIQTGGRTALSGIARASILFIVVVWAAPLTANIPLAVLAGIAFKVGLNIMDWGFLKRVHKISWKAAGIVYGVILLTVLVDLMVAVGVGIFIANVMTIEKLSEFRSKSVKMVSDADDQIVLNAEEKQVLDLAGGRMLLFHLSGPMIFGVAKAIEREHNAVNNYDVLIVDLSEVPILGVTSSLALENAIKEAIDQNNEVIIVGATGKVKNRLEKLGLAGLIPAHNWMGDRLYALQQGLATVRNRQSEVYETSGANLDVEEKI from the coding sequence ATGCAAATTACTAATCAAATACATTTTCGCAATGTAAGGGGAGACTTATTAGGAGGTTTAACCGCTGCCGTTATTGCTTTACCCATGGCTCTTGCTTTTGGTATCGCTTCGGGGGCTGGAGCAAGTGCTGGATTATGGGGAGCAGTCTTGGTAGGTTTTTTTGCCGCCCTTTTTGGTGGTACACCTACCCTCATTTCCGAGCCTACGGGTCCAATGACAGTTATCATGACCGCCGTTATTGCTAGTTTAACCGCTAGTGACCCTGAAAACGGCATGGCCATGGCTTTTACCGTGGTAATGCTGGCAGGGGTTTTTCAAATTATATTTGGTTTATTAAAGCTCGGAAAATACGTCACCATGATGCCCTACACGGTGATTTCTGGGTTTATGACAGGTATCGGACTGATTCTGGTCATTTTGCAAATCGCTCCTTTTTTAGGGCAGGGAACACCCTCTGGAGGGGTCATTGGTACTCTTCAAAATATTCCAGATCTCATCGGTGGTATCAATCCTTTAGAGACTGTTTTGGCAGTAATGACAGTCATTCTTTTGTATGTAGTGCCTCGTCGTTATCGTCAATATTGTCCTCCTCAACTTTTGGCTCTTGTGGCAGGGACGGTAGTTTCTTTGGTATTTTTTGGTGATGTGGATATTCGTCGTATCGGTGAAATTCCCACGGGTTTACCGACTTTACAAGTACCAACCTTTGGAGCTAGTCAATTAAGAACAATGGTGATCGATGCTATGGTATTGGGGATGTTGGGTTGTATTGATGCGCTTCTTACTTCCGTGGTAGCAGATAGTTTGACTCGTACCGAGCATAATTCTAATAAGGAGTTGATTGGGCAGGGTTTAGGTAACTTATTTTCTGGTTTATTTGGTGGTATCGCTGGGGCTGGGGCAACCATGGGAACTGTGGTAAATATCCAAACTGGGGGTAGAACTGCTTTATCGGGTATTGCGAGGGCCTCTATTTTATTTATTGTGGTGGTGTGGGCTGCTCCTTTGACGGCGAATATTCCTTTGGCGGTATTGGCAGGGATTGCTTTTAAGGTAGGTCTTAATATTATGGACTGGGGATTCTTGAAAAGGGTTCACAAAATTTCTTGGAAGGCCGCAGGGATTGTCTATGGAGTAATTCTTTTAACGGTATTGGTTGATTTGATGGTAGCCGTGGGTGTGGGAATATTTATTGCCAATGTGATGACCATTGAGAAGTTATCTGAGTTTCGTTCTAAGTCTGTGAAAATGGTCAGTGATGCGGATGACCAAATTGTTTTGAATGCTGAAGAGAAGCAAGTATTGGATTTGGCTGGAGGTAGAATGTTGCTTTTCCATCTCAGTGGGCCAATGATTTTTGGGGTGGCAAAGGCCATTGAGCGAGAACACAATGCAGTTAACAATTATGATGTGTTGATTGTTGATTTATCAGAAGTTCCTATTTTGGGGGTGACATCTTCCCTTGCCTTGGAAAATGCCATCAAAGAAGCTATTGATCAAAATAATGAGGTGATTATTGTGGGGGCGACAGGTAAGGTTAAAAATCGTCTTGAAAAATTGGGTTTGGCTGGATTAATTCCTGCTCACAATTGGATGGGCGATCGCCTTTATGCCTTACAACAAGGACTAGCAACAGTCAGAAACAGACAAAGCGAAGTGTACGAAACCTCTGGAGCTAACCTTGACGTAGAAGAAAAAATCTAA
- the sbtA gene encoding HCO3-:Na+ symporter SbtA produces MDFLSSFFSGFLSQLQSPTLGFLIGGMVVAALNSQLQIPDAVYKFIVFMLLIKVGLSGGIAIRNANLGEMILPAIFAVVIGLIIVFIGRYTLAKLPNVKVVDAIATAGLFGAVSGSTLAAALTLLEEQGIEYEAWAAALYPFMDIPALVGAIVLASIYTKKQRAILADEYPQKQPVAAGDYSSGNADYPSTRQEYLNKQRSSSNKRVEIWPIVKESLQGSALSALLLGLALGLLTRPESVYETFFNPLFRGLLSILMLVMGMEATARLGELRKVAQWYAVYGLVAPLLHGLIAFGFGMIAHELTGFSLGGVVILAVIASSSSDISGPPTLRAGIPSANPSAYIGSSTAVGTPVAIAIGIPLYIGLAQAFMGG; encoded by the coding sequence GTGGATTTTTTATCAAGTTTTTTTTCAGGCTTTCTATCGCAGTTACAGTCTCCAACCCTCGGTTTTCTCATTGGTGGTATGGTGGTAGCGGCGCTCAATAGCCAACTTCAAATTCCAGATGCAGTATATAAATTTATTGTTTTTATGCTGCTCATCAAAGTGGGGCTTAGTGGTGGCATTGCTATCCGTAACGCCAATCTAGGGGAGATGATATTACCCGCAATATTTGCGGTGGTCATAGGATTGATTATCGTCTTTATTGGGCGTTATACCCTTGCTAAGTTACCCAATGTTAAAGTAGTAGATGCGATCGCCACTGCCGGTTTATTTGGTGCGGTCAGTGGCTCTACCTTAGCGGCTGCATTAACTCTATTAGAAGAGCAAGGCATAGAATATGAAGCATGGGCAGCAGCACTCTATCCGTTTATGGACATCCCCGCTTTGGTGGGCGCCATCGTATTAGCAAGTATTTATACCAAAAAGCAACGTGCCATCCTCGCAGATGAGTATCCTCAAAAACAGCCCGTGGCGGCTGGTGATTATTCTAGTGGTAATGCCGATTATCCCAGTACCAGACAAGAGTATCTCAATAAACAACGTAGTAGCTCAAATAAACGGGTAGAAATATGGCCCATCGTCAAAGAAAGCCTCCAAGGCTCTGCTCTATCTGCTTTGTTATTGGGCTTGGCTCTAGGCTTGTTAACTCGACCTGAAAGCGTTTATGAGACTTTCTTTAATCCCCTTTTCCGTGGTCTGCTTTCAATTTTAATGTTGGTAATGGGTATGGAAGCCACCGCAAGACTTGGGGAATTGCGCAAAGTTGCTCAATGGTACGCTGTATATGGTTTAGTTGCCCCTTTACTCCATGGACTCATCGCATTTGGTTTTGGTATGATTGCCCATGAACTTACGGGATTCAGTCTTGGTGGTGTGGTTATTTTAGCGGTTATTGCTTCTTCTAGCTCAGATATTTCTGGCCCTCCCACTTTACGGGCAGGTATTCCTTCCGCTAACCCTTCCGCCTACATCGGATCTTCTACTGCGGTGGGTACTCCCGTTGCGATCGCCATAGGCATTCCCCTATATATCGGACTTGCCCAGGCCTTTATGGGAGGATGA